A region of Streptomyces sp. NBC_01750 DNA encodes the following proteins:
- a CDS encoding fumarylacetoacetate hydrolase family protein — protein MSEYRRILLDGAVVETVRDGDELVAGDGRRVKADEARHLPPVVPSKIVAVHLNHRSRVDEFRIGLPDTPTYFHKPTSSLNAHQGAIVRPAGCKWLNYEGEVAIVIGRTCRNVAPDRAGEYIAGYTIANDFGLHDFRDTDAGSMLRVKGSDTLCPLGPGLVTDWDFHGKRLRTYVNGEVVQDGSTDEMNWDMHYLVADIARTITLFPGDVLLSGTPANSRPVKPGDVVEVEVDGLGRLTNHIVSGPAAIRADVGAQPTESEEVLSTALGGDWEFRGVRPPGRD, from the coding sequence ATCTCCGAGTACCGCCGCATCCTCCTCGACGGCGCCGTTGTCGAGACCGTCCGTGACGGCGATGAGCTGGTCGCCGGCGACGGCCGCCGGGTCAAGGCCGACGAGGCACGGCATCTCCCCCCGGTCGTCCCGTCCAAGATCGTCGCGGTCCATCTCAACCACCGCAGCAGGGTCGACGAGTTCCGGATCGGGCTCCCGGACACACCGACGTACTTCCACAAGCCGACGTCGTCGCTCAACGCACACCAGGGCGCCATCGTCCGCCCCGCGGGATGCAAATGGCTCAACTACGAGGGCGAGGTCGCCATCGTCATCGGCAGGACCTGCCGCAACGTAGCGCCCGACCGGGCGGGGGAGTACATCGCGGGCTACACCATCGCCAACGATTTCGGCCTGCACGACTTCCGCGACACCGACGCCGGCTCCATGCTGCGCGTCAAGGGCTCCGACACGCTCTGTCCGCTCGGCCCCGGCCTTGTCACCGACTGGGACTTCCACGGCAAGCGGCTGCGTACATACGTCAACGGCGAAGTCGTCCAGGACGGTTCGACCGACGAGATGAACTGGGACATGCACTATCTCGTTGCCGACATCGCCCGCACCATCACCCTGTTCCCCGGCGACGTTCTGCTGTCCGGCACGCCGGCCAACTCGCGGCCGGTCAAGCCCGGCGATGTCGTGGAGGTGGAGGTCGACGGCCTCGGCCGGCTGACCAACCACATCGTCAGCGGCCCGGCCGCGATCCGCGCGGACGTGGGCGCGCAGCCCACCGAGTCGGAGGAGGTGCTCTCAACGGCGCTCGGCGGCGACTGGGAGTTCCGCGGCGTCAGGCCGCCCGGGCGGGACTGA
- a CDS encoding gamma-glutamyl-gamma-aminobutyrate hydrolase family protein, giving the protein MTAPRPLIALPARFADSTSALRYAAEVNARALVEAVWRAGGEPVTIHPYAPGGIADPAGVAARLARFDGLLLPGGGDLAPHRYGDRGRHDSVYDVDDEQDGFDLEAARQALRSGLPLLAVCRGLQVVNTVLGGTLHQDMGGREHRDTVHPVAIRPGSRIARITGAEKTEASCCHHQCVDRLGDGLRITATAADGTPEAVELTGAQGWFAAVQWHPEDTAHEDPAQQRLFDALVRASGVL; this is encoded by the coding sequence GTGACAGCCCCAAGACCCCTGATCGCGCTCCCCGCCCGCTTCGCCGACTCCACCTCCGCGCTGCGGTACGCCGCCGAGGTCAACGCCCGTGCCCTCGTGGAGGCGGTGTGGCGGGCGGGCGGTGAGCCCGTGACCATCCATCCGTACGCCCCCGGAGGCATCGCCGATCCGGCCGGGGTCGCGGCCCGACTGGCCCGGTTCGACGGCCTCCTGCTTCCCGGCGGAGGCGACCTCGCCCCCCATCGCTACGGAGACCGGGGCCGCCACGACAGTGTGTACGACGTCGACGACGAGCAGGACGGCTTCGACCTCGAAGCCGCCCGCCAGGCGCTGCGCAGTGGTCTGCCGCTGCTCGCTGTCTGCCGCGGGCTCCAGGTCGTCAACACCGTTCTGGGCGGCACTCTGCACCAGGACATGGGCGGTCGCGAGCACCGCGATACGGTGCACCCCGTAGCAATACGGCCCGGTTCGCGGATCGCCCGGATCACCGGCGCCGAGAAGACCGAGGCCTCCTGCTGTCACCACCAGTGCGTCGACCGACTCGGTGACGGGCTGCGCATCACCGCCACGGCCGCCGACGGCACACCCGAGGCTGTGGAACTCACCGGAGCGCAGGGCTGGTTCGCGGCCGTGCAGTGGCATCCCGAGGACACCGCGCACGAGGATCCCGCCCAGCAACGGCTCTTCGACGCGCTCGTGCGGGCTTCCGGCGTTCTGTGA
- a CDS encoding 3,4-dihydroxyphenylacetate 2,3-dioxygenase, with amino-acid sequence MGEIVGAGLLSHVPTIVLPQEDRFELNNGKEITLVTGLQELRRDVFGAVGYDTVVVLDSHWATTVEFVITAQDRRAGLFTSEELPRGMRRMPYDFPGDPELAHNVVRFAGKHGTWITAADDTWLPIHYATVNLWKYLGEGLPDKRWVTIGVCQTGDMEDHLRLGRALADGIAATPGRKVLLIASGALSHTFWPLRELREHEPSDPSHIFSAEAREADRKRIAWFKEGRHAKVLETMPEFWKHKPEAKFFHYLMMAGALGEGECIAGARQYGEYENAIGTGQAHLWFDRPAEGWTGTGTPNAAHRLRHDPHHHRDPHADQES; translated from the coding sequence ATGGGTGAGATCGTCGGTGCGGGACTGCTTTCGCACGTCCCCACCATCGTGCTCCCGCAGGAGGACCGGTTCGAGCTGAACAACGGCAAGGAGATCACCCTTGTCACCGGCCTTCAGGAGCTGCGCCGGGACGTCTTCGGGGCCGTCGGCTACGACACCGTCGTCGTCCTGGACTCGCACTGGGCGACCACCGTCGAGTTCGTCATCACCGCCCAGGACCGCCGCGCCGGCCTGTTCACCTCCGAAGAGCTGCCGCGAGGGATGCGCCGTATGCCCTACGACTTTCCCGGCGACCCCGAACTCGCCCACAACGTCGTTCGGTTCGCCGGGAAACACGGCACCTGGATCACCGCCGCCGACGACACCTGGCTGCCGATCCACTACGCCACCGTCAACCTGTGGAAGTACCTGGGGGAAGGGCTGCCGGACAAGCGCTGGGTCACCATAGGCGTCTGCCAGACCGGCGACATGGAGGACCACCTGCGGCTCGGCCGCGCCCTCGCCGACGGCATCGCAGCGACCCCCGGCCGCAAGGTGCTGCTGATCGCCTCCGGTGCCCTCTCGCACACGTTCTGGCCGCTGCGCGAGCTGCGCGAACACGAGCCCAGCGACCCTTCCCACATCTTCAGCGCCGAGGCCCGGGAGGCCGACCGCAAGCGCATCGCCTGGTTCAAGGAGGGCCGCCACGCCAAGGTCCTTGAGACCATGCCGGAATTCTGGAAGCACAAGCCCGAGGCGAAGTTCTTCCACTATCTGATGATGGCGGGCGCGCTCGGTGAGGGTGAGTGCATCGCCGGGGCGCGGCAGTACGGGGAGTACGAGAACGCCATCGGCACCGGCCAGGCACACCTCTGGTTCGACCGCCCGGCCGAGGGCTGGACCGGGACCGGCACACCTAACGCCGCACACCGACTGCGCCACGACCCGCACCACCACCGCGACCCGCATGCCGACCAGGAGAGCTGA
- a CDS encoding acetoacetate decarboxylase family protein, with amino-acid sequence MSLTRGYFHPKTATGISSLIPSPPWHYSGDLLTVEYRTDPARVRELLPEPLELTDEDPGAVALIWADWQSCSGSREELLDPVRSQYKEAFAVVRCSYRGRTYSRCVYIWVDKDFAVARGLHQGYPKKLGSIHQTRPHPYGAAPRIECGARFGATLAAADRRLAQAVVTLREESGTNGFVNGHPMAHHRWLPSIEKGKGLALDELIETGAASFEAGQAWRGEAELELFEAPTEELARLDVREPIAAYYRQVGVVWDGGRLLESGTSGAV; translated from the coding sequence GTGTCGCTGACGCGCGGTTACTTCCACCCCAAGACGGCGACGGGCATCTCATCACTCATCCCCTCGCCCCCGTGGCACTACTCCGGGGACCTCCTCACCGTCGAGTACCGCACCGATCCCGCCCGGGTGCGCGAACTGCTCCCCGAACCGCTGGAGCTCACCGACGAGGACCCCGGTGCGGTCGCCCTCATCTGGGCCGACTGGCAGTCCTGCTCCGGCTCCCGCGAGGAACTGCTCGACCCGGTGCGCTCCCAGTACAAGGAGGCGTTCGCCGTGGTCCGCTGCTCCTACCGGGGGAGAACGTACTCGCGCTGCGTCTACATCTGGGTCGACAAGGACTTCGCTGTCGCCCGCGGGCTGCACCAGGGCTACCCCAAGAAGCTCGGCTCGATCCATCAGACCCGGCCGCATCCGTACGGGGCCGCCCCGCGAATCGAGTGCGGCGCCCGCTTCGGGGCGACCCTCGCGGCCGCCGACCGGCGCCTCGCGCAGGCCGTGGTGACGTTGCGGGAGGAGTCGGGGACGAACGGGTTCGTCAACGGCCACCCCATGGCCCACCACCGCTGGCTCCCCTCCATCGAGAAGGGCAAGGGGCTCGCGCTCGACGAGCTCATCGAGACCGGCGCCGCGTCCTTCGAGGCCGGGCAGGCCTGGCGCGGCGAGGCCGAGCTCGAGCTGTTCGAGGCGCCGACGGAGGAGCTGGCGCGGCTGGATGTACGGGAGCCGATCGCGGCGTACTACCGGCAGGTGGGAGTGGTCTGGGACGGAGGCCGTTTGCTGGAGTCCGGCACGTCCGGGGCCGTGTAG
- a CDS encoding pyridoxal phosphate-dependent decarboxylase family protein, whose product MDLQHWLREAARSNQEWSAGFGSYTTHPSLAVDDDRFTEVFEEFTERLKNNYPFFHPRYAGQMLKPPHPAAVVGYVTAMLINPNNHALDGGPATAAMEREVVQQLATMFGFGTHLGHLTTSGTVANLEALFVARELHPDQGVAYSAEAHYTHGRMCGVLGVEGHAVPTDDRGRMDMDALEELLRTGRVGTVVLTAGTTGLGAIDPVHQALLLREKYGIRLHVDAAYGGFFTLLAGAEGAAGLPDAPWRAIARCDSVVVDPHKHGLQPYGCGAVIFADPEVGRFYLHDSPYTYFTSTELHLGEISLECSRAGASAAALWLTFQLLPPTTDGLGNVLAAGRRAALRWSELIEASDALELYQSPELDIVCYFPATDPAALSAIDTASERVLQQGMTERDPVFLSTLRADAHAFAARHPKVTTDAEGARILRSVLMKPESEDHVQQLHTRLEQLARPS is encoded by the coding sequence ATGGACCTGCAACACTGGCTCCGCGAAGCGGCACGATCCAACCAGGAGTGGTCGGCAGGCTTCGGCTCGTACACAACACACCCGTCACTCGCCGTCGATGACGACCGATTCACCGAGGTGTTCGAGGAGTTCACCGAACGACTGAAGAACAACTATCCCTTCTTCCACCCGCGTTACGCCGGGCAGATGCTCAAGCCACCGCACCCGGCCGCCGTGGTCGGCTATGTCACCGCCATGCTGATCAATCCCAACAACCATGCGCTGGACGGCGGTCCAGCCACGGCAGCGATGGAACGCGAGGTGGTCCAGCAGCTGGCCACCATGTTCGGCTTCGGCACCCATCTCGGCCATCTCACCACCAGCGGCACCGTCGCCAACCTGGAGGCACTCTTCGTCGCCCGTGAACTCCACCCCGACCAGGGTGTCGCCTACAGCGCGGAGGCCCACTACACGCACGGCCGGATGTGCGGTGTGCTGGGTGTCGAGGGGCACGCCGTGCCCACGGACGACCGGGGCCGCATGGATATGGACGCCCTCGAAGAGCTGCTGCGCACGGGCCGGGTCGGCACGGTCGTGCTCACCGCCGGCACCACCGGCCTCGGCGCGATCGACCCCGTCCATCAGGCACTCCTCCTGCGGGAGAAGTACGGCATACGCCTCCATGTCGATGCCGCCTACGGAGGCTTCTTCACGCTGCTCGCCGGCGCCGAGGGAGCGGCCGGTCTGCCCGATGCCCCGTGGCGCGCCATCGCCCGGTGCGACTCGGTGGTGGTCGACCCGCACAAGCATGGGCTCCAGCCGTACGGCTGCGGCGCGGTCATCTTCGCCGACCCCGAGGTGGGCCGCTTCTATCTGCACGACTCGCCCTACACGTACTTCACCTCCACGGAACTGCATCTCGGCGAGATCAGCCTGGAGTGCTCCCGCGCCGGCGCCTCGGCCGCGGCCCTGTGGCTCACCTTCCAACTGCTGCCGCCCACAACCGACGGCCTGGGCAACGTCCTCGCCGCCGGCCGCCGAGCCGCCCTGCGCTGGTCGGAACTGATCGAGGCCTCGGACGCCCTGGAGCTGTACCAGTCCCCCGAGCTCGACATCGTGTGCTACTTCCCCGCGACCGACCCGGCCGCCCTGTCCGCCATCGACACGGCCTCGGAACGCGTGCTGCAGCAGGGCATGACCGAGCGGGACCCGGTGTTCCTCAGCACGCTGCGGGCGGATGCCCATGCCTTCGCGGCACGCCACCCCAAGGTGACCACCGACGCGGAGGGAGCGCGCATCCTGCGCAGTGTGCTGATGAAGCCGGAGTCCGAGGACCATGTGCAGCAGCTGCACACCCGGCTCGAGCAGCTCGCGCGACCGTCCTAG
- a CDS encoding glutamine synthetase family protein: MSTQPSPAHPGATPQELTALADELSAQGIDLVRVLWSDLHGVARGKEVHVSELSRFAGPGLSFCQAVMVTDLGGNPLDLSESSGSGWPDAHARIDPATLAIPGYAPATAFLLADVTDSSKNHAPLHLDPRGLLRNQVDRLARRGLHAVAAPELEFYLLTPDSGAPHGWRQYSEHDSAGYAVGAAHDPDGLLPLLIRECHALGLRVQTGNQEFSGGQFEINHTHGPALEAADRAFLFKYAVKEIAAARGLRATFMGKPFADKAGSGHHVHMSLVNDDGGNLFADPSGEGGLSSLGQSFLAGVLEHAPALTALLNPTVNAYKRLASPDSLAPTTANWGYDNRTAYVRIPPERGPGTRIEVRVADGAANSYLVIAALLAAGLDGIDRDLAPPPPLTENPGTEGAPLPSSFGSALSALEEDKLLGEALGPRFVEVFTALKRQEHSRFERAVTDWEFREYARML, from the coding sequence GTGTCCACCCAACCCTCCCCCGCGCATCCGGGCGCCACACCACAGGAACTCACCGCCCTCGCGGACGAGCTCTCCGCCCAAGGCATCGACCTCGTCCGGGTGCTGTGGAGCGATCTGCACGGAGTCGCCCGGGGCAAAGAGGTACACGTCAGCGAGTTGTCGCGGTTCGCCGGACCCGGCCTGTCCTTCTGCCAGGCCGTCATGGTCACCGACCTCGGCGGAAACCCGCTGGACCTGTCCGAAAGCTCGGGAAGCGGCTGGCCCGACGCACACGCCCGGATCGACCCGGCCACACTCGCGATCCCCGGCTACGCGCCCGCAACCGCGTTCCTGCTCGCCGACGTCACGGACTCGTCGAAGAACCACGCCCCGCTGCATCTGGACCCGCGGGGGCTGCTGCGCAACCAGGTCGACCGACTCGCCCGCCGCGGCCTCCATGCCGTCGCCGCGCCCGAGCTGGAGTTCTATCTGCTGACCCCGGACTCAGGGGCACCGCACGGCTGGCGGCAGTACTCCGAACACGACAGCGCCGGATACGCGGTCGGAGCGGCGCACGACCCCGATGGCCTGCTCCCGCTGCTGATCCGCGAATGCCATGCGCTCGGGCTGCGCGTACAGACCGGCAACCAGGAGTTCAGCGGCGGCCAGTTCGAGATCAACCACACGCACGGACCGGCGCTGGAGGCCGCGGACCGGGCTTTCCTCTTCAAGTACGCCGTCAAGGAGATCGCCGCGGCCCGCGGTCTGCGGGCCACCTTCATGGGCAAGCCCTTCGCCGACAAGGCGGGCAGCGGGCACCACGTCCATATGTCGCTCGTGAACGACGACGGCGGGAATCTGTTCGCCGATCCGTCGGGCGAGGGCGGTCTCAGCAGCCTCGGACAGTCTTTCCTCGCCGGCGTTCTGGAACACGCACCGGCGCTCACCGCCCTGCTCAACCCCACCGTCAACGCCTACAAGCGGCTCGCCTCGCCCGACTCGCTCGCACCCACCACCGCCAACTGGGGCTATGACAACAGGACCGCCTACGTCCGGATCCCGCCCGAGCGCGGGCCCGGCACCCGGATCGAGGTCCGCGTCGCCGACGGCGCCGCAAACTCCTACCTCGTCATCGCGGCCCTGCTCGCAGCGGGACTTGACGGCATCGATCGCGACCTGGCCCCGCCCCCGCCCCTCACGGAGAACCCGGGCACCGAGGGAGCGCCACTGCCCTCCTCGTTCGGCAGCGCTCTCAGCGCCCTCGAGGAGGACAAACTCCTCGGCGAAGCGCTCGGCCCCCGCTTCGTCGAGGTCTTCACCGCCCTCAAACGCCAGGAACACTCCCGCTTCGAACGCGCGGTCACCGACTGGGAGTTCCGCGAGTACGCACGCATGCTCTGA
- a CDS encoding MarR family winged helix-turn-helix transcriptional regulator translates to MPGQRSITETERMVRAKLGDTPIRHEQMAMVGNIHRAAAAVRQHVENSVLRGSDLTWTGFVVLWVVWIWGEMETRQVAEEAGISKGTLTGVARTLESRGLVRRTEHPTDGRRVLLALTDKGEAQMHSLFPEFNAEEAFVAEQLSDEECLQTANALRRIVVQIEAHGEERRMQLLDGAPPVPRRSGRRPKA, encoded by the coding sequence GTGCCTGGTCAGCGATCCATCACTGAGACCGAGCGGATGGTCCGGGCCAAACTGGGCGACACACCGATCCGGCACGAGCAGATGGCCATGGTGGGCAACATCCACCGCGCGGCCGCAGCGGTGCGCCAGCATGTGGAGAACTCCGTGCTGCGCGGCTCCGATCTGACCTGGACCGGCTTCGTGGTGCTGTGGGTCGTATGGATCTGGGGCGAGATGGAGACCCGCCAGGTGGCCGAGGAAGCGGGGATCTCGAAGGGAACACTGACGGGCGTCGCGCGCACCCTCGAGTCGCGGGGGCTGGTCAGGCGTACCGAGCACCCCACCGACGGCCGACGGGTGCTGCTGGCCCTCACCGACAAGGGCGAGGCGCAGATGCACAGCCTCTTCCCGGAGTTCAACGCCGAGGAGGCCTTCGTCGCCGAGCAGTTGAGCGACGAGGAGTGCCTGCAGACGGCGAACGCACTGCGCCGCATCGTCGTACAGATCGAGGCGCATGGCGAGGAGCGCCGGATGCAGCTGCTCGACGGGGCTCCCCCGGTGCCGCGGCGCAGCGGCCGGCGCCCGAAGGCGTGA
- a CDS encoding chitinase: MIGRRLRLLGVGLAMACVVQVLVAAAPSSPRAATCAVRSKPSGKVLQGYWENWDGAANGVHPPFGWTPITDTRIRDHGYNVVNAAFPVIRSDGTVLWEDGMDATVEVATPAEMCQAKAAGLTILMSIGGATAGIDLSSSTVADRFVATVVPILKAYNFDGIDIDIETGLIGSGNINQLSASQANLVRIIDGVLARMPSNFGLTMAPETAYVTGGSVAYGSIWGAYLPIVKKYADNGRLWWLNMQYYNGSMYGCSGDSYSAGTVQGFTAQTDCLNKGLVVQGTTIRVPYDKQVPGLPAQPGAGGGYMSPNLVSQAWNKYNNGLKGLMTWSINWDGSKGWTFGNNVKALQGR, encoded by the coding sequence ATGATCGGTCGGAGGTTACGTCTTCTGGGTGTCGGCCTGGCGATGGCTTGTGTCGTGCAGGTGCTGGTCGCCGCGGCGCCGAGTTCACCGCGAGCCGCCACCTGCGCGGTCAGGTCGAAGCCCTCGGGCAAGGTGCTCCAGGGGTACTGGGAGAACTGGGACGGCGCGGCGAACGGCGTTCACCCGCCCTTCGGTTGGACTCCGATCACTGACACCCGCATCCGCGATCACGGCTACAACGTGGTCAATGCGGCCTTCCCGGTTATTCGTTCGGACGGCACCGTCCTGTGGGAGGACGGGATGGACGCGACGGTGGAGGTCGCCACCCCGGCCGAGATGTGCCAGGCCAAGGCTGCCGGTCTCACGATCCTGATGTCCATCGGCGGTGCGACGGCCGGTATCGACCTCAGCTCCAGCACCGTCGCCGACCGGTTCGTCGCAACGGTGGTGCCGATCCTCAAGGCGTACAACTTCGACGGCATCGACATCGACATCGAGACGGGCCTCATCGGCAGCGGCAACATCAACCAGCTGTCGGCCTCGCAGGCCAACCTCGTTCGCATCATCGACGGCGTACTTGCCCGGATGCCCTCGAACTTCGGCCTGACGATGGCGCCCGAGACGGCCTACGTCACGGGAGGCAGCGTGGCGTACGGCTCGATCTGGGGCGCGTACCTGCCCATAGTGAAGAAGTACGCGGACAACGGCCGGCTCTGGTGGCTGAACATGCAGTACTACAACGGCAGCATGTACGGGTGCTCCGGCGACTCCTACTCCGCGGGCACCGTCCAAGGGTTCACCGCGCAGACGGACTGCCTCAACAAGGGGCTGGTCGTCCAGGGCACCACGATCAGGGTTCCCTATGACAAGCAGGTTCCAGGACTGCCGGCGCAACCGGGCGCCGGGGGCGGCTACATGTCGCCGAACCTGGTGTCGCAGGCCTGGAACAAGTACAACAACGGCTTGAAGGGACTGATGACCTGGTCCATCAACTGGGACGGGTCGAAGGGCTGGACGTTCGGGAACAACGTCAAGGCCCTCCAGGGCCGCTGA
- a CDS encoding aldehyde dehydrogenase: MTVHITAVAGVTVDTRHWIGGERVASAGTFTDVSPIDGGTLGEIARGTATEAEAAVAAAKAAFPAWAGTPRAERARILHAIADGVEKRIEDLAIVETHDNGALLRSHRRGVIPRVAHNFRFFADRLLQLGHEDFDTRGHTNHVSWDPAGPCVLITPWNAPLMLATWKIAPALAAGNTVILKPAEWSPLTASLLADVAAEAGLPAGVLNVVQGYGCEAGSALVSHPDVRRVSFTGSVPTARTIAAATAANLTPVSFELGGKSPLLVFADAELDLAVDLAVEQYDNAGQVCLAATRILVEDSIADEFTRRFVAKAEQLRQGDPRAEATGIGPNIHSRQLEKIDGFVRRALAAGARAVIGGGPNTELGGLFYRPTLLADVAQDSEIVQEEVFGPVLTLQTFGTEDEGVALANDTRFGLAATVVTGDRERAGRVGAQLVAGTVWVNCFFVRDLQAPFGGSRHSGIGREGGTWSFDFYCDIKNTVTAPRGWQDHG; this comes from the coding sequence ATGACCGTACACATCACCGCCGTCGCCGGCGTCACCGTCGACACCCGGCACTGGATCGGTGGCGAGCGCGTGGCCTCCGCCGGGACCTTCACCGACGTCTCGCCCATCGACGGCGGCACGCTCGGCGAGATCGCCCGCGGGACGGCGACGGAGGCCGAGGCGGCCGTCGCCGCCGCGAAGGCCGCCTTCCCCGCCTGGGCGGGCACCCCGAGAGCAGAACGCGCCCGCATTCTGCACGCCATCGCCGACGGCGTCGAGAAACGCATCGAGGACCTGGCGATCGTCGAAACACATGACAACGGCGCCCTGCTGCGTTCCCACCGCCGCGGCGTCATACCGCGCGTCGCGCACAACTTCCGCTTCTTCGCGGACCGGCTGCTCCAGCTCGGCCACGAGGACTTCGACACTCGCGGTCATACCAACCACGTCTCCTGGGACCCGGCCGGCCCCTGTGTCCTGATCACGCCGTGGAACGCTCCGCTGATGCTCGCGACCTGGAAGATCGCCCCTGCTCTCGCCGCCGGGAACACGGTGATCCTCAAGCCCGCCGAGTGGTCCCCGCTCACCGCATCCCTGCTGGCGGACGTCGCCGCCGAGGCGGGACTCCCGGCCGGCGTCCTCAACGTCGTCCAGGGTTACGGCTGCGAGGCCGGCAGCGCTCTTGTCTCGCACCCGGACGTGCGGCGCGTCAGCTTCACCGGCTCGGTGCCCACCGCTCGTACGATTGCCGCCGCGACCGCCGCCAACCTGACACCCGTCAGCTTCGAACTGGGCGGCAAGTCCCCCCTGCTGGTCTTCGCGGACGCAGAGCTCGACCTCGCGGTCGACCTGGCCGTGGAACAGTACGACAACGCCGGACAGGTGTGCCTGGCCGCCACCCGCATCCTTGTCGAGGACTCGATCGCCGACGAGTTCACCCGGCGCTTCGTGGCCAAAGCGGAACAGCTGCGGCAGGGCGACCCACGAGCCGAGGCCACCGGCATCGGCCCCAACATCCACTCCCGCCAGCTCGAGAAGATCGACGGCTTTGTGCGGCGGGCGCTGGCGGCCGGGGCCCGCGCCGTCATCGGCGGCGGCCCCAACACCGAGCTGGGCGGCCTCTTCTACCGGCCGACGCTGCTGGCCGACGTGGCGCAGGACAGCGAGATCGTCCAGGAGGAGGTCTTCGGCCCCGTACTGACGCTGCAGACCTTCGGCACCGAGGACGAAGGTGTCGCTCTCGCCAACGACACCCGTTTCGGCCTTGCCGCCACCGTCGTCACCGGCGACCGTGAGCGCGCCGGGCGCGTCGGCGCACAGCTCGTCGCGGGCACCGTCTGGGTCAACTGCTTCTTCGTGCGAGACCTTCAGGCACCGTTCGGTGGCTCCCGCCACTCCGGTATCGGCCGTGAAGGCGGCACCTGGAGCTTCGACTTCTACTGCGACATCAAGAACACCGTGACGGCACCGAGGGGATGGCAGGACCATGGGTGA
- a CDS encoding intradiol ring-cleavage dioxygenase, with product MSDSPHPQGEPSNGRENASRRAVLTGLGATALSLAAAGLAAPEGLGTSPQIEQAPAAATLEAACVLTPEQTEGPYYLDLETVRKNITEGRPGVPLTLRTTVIDTRTCAPIPNVAVDIWHCDARGIYSGYVAGGSTPDTTFLRGVQLTNSSGVAEFTTIYPGWYAGRALHIHLKTHVGGTVSGGTYEGGHVSHTGQLYFPENYNTQVAALTPYRTNTARRTLNAQDGIYRNGGSSTLLAITMVGSTLSQGVIGTVLLGINPTATP from the coding sequence ATGAGCGATTCCCCCCACCCCCAGGGCGAGCCGTCCAACGGCCGCGAGAACGCATCCCGCCGCGCAGTCCTCACCGGACTCGGCGCTACCGCACTGTCACTGGCCGCCGCGGGACTGGCGGCCCCCGAAGGGCTCGGGACGAGCCCCCAAATCGAACAGGCACCGGCAGCCGCCACGCTCGAAGCCGCATGCGTGCTGACTCCCGAACAGACGGAAGGCCCCTACTACCTGGACCTGGAGACGGTCCGCAAAAACATCACCGAAGGCAGGCCCGGCGTGCCGCTCACCCTGCGCACCACGGTGATCGACACCAGAACCTGCGCCCCGATCCCGAATGTCGCCGTCGACATATGGCACTGCGACGCGCGTGGGATCTACTCCGGTTACGTCGCCGGCGGCTCGACTCCGGACACCACCTTCCTGCGCGGTGTTCAGCTCACCAACTCCAGCGGCGTCGCCGAGTTCACCACCATCTACCCCGGCTGGTACGCCGGCCGCGCCCTGCACATCCACCTCAAGACGCACGTCGGCGGCACCGTCTCCGGCGGCACGTACGAGGGCGGGCACGTCTCCCACACCGGCCAGCTGTACTTCCCCGAGAACTACAACACACAGGTCGCCGCCCTCACCCCGTACCGGACCAACACCGCCCGCCGCACGCTCAACGCCCAGGACGGCATCTACCGCAACGGCGGGTCGTCGACGCTGCTCGCCATCACCATGGTCGGCAGCACGCTCAGCCAAGGTGTCATCGGCACCGTGCTCCTCGGCATCAACCCCACCGCAACTCCCTGA